Genomic window (Longibacter salinarum):
TAAGCGCCGCAAACAGCTCGACGACGCCGCCCACAGCCTCAAGGAGCGTCAGGATGCACTGACGAGCGATGTCAGCAAGCGAATCGACGACGCGACGAAGACCGTCGAGGACGTGGTCAATCGCACAGTGAACAGCACCCTCGGCCGAATCGGCGTCCCGACGCGCCATGAAGTGAAGGGCCTGTCCGACAAGGTCGGCGACCTCTCTCGCAAGCTGGACGCTCTCGGCTCCATGCTCGCGACGCAGGTGCAGGATGCCGAAGGCGAGGTTGTCTACCACGTCTCTCCGCACGAGGAGGGCTGGGCCGTCATCCGCGAGGGCGCCGAGCGCGCGACCAAGCTCTTCGGCACGAAGAAGGAAGCCGTTAGCGCCGGTCGCGATATCGCGAAGAGGCACATCCCAAGCCAGCTCGTCGTCCACAAGCAGGACCGCTCGGTCCAGGAAAGCTTCTCCTACGCGGAAGAAGACGACGAATAACTGCGTCGACATCTCCTACCGTGATCCATTTCGGTAGACGATAGAAAAAGCCCGCTTCCGGTCATGGAAGCGGGCTTTTTCTGTTCAATGTTCAGGGTTCAGAGTTCAAAGTTGACCACCGTCGCACGGCCGTGCGACGGTGGTTTCCTACTTTGACACGTCCACATTTTCAAACGTTCACACTTCCACACTTTCACACTTCCACACCTCCTCACCTCACTGCCTTTCTCGGAGGGACTCGACGGCGTCTTCGCGGCTGCCGTTGCGGAACTGGAGCGCTGCTAAGTCACGATACAGGCCGTCCTGGGCGAATAGCTCTTCGTGCGTTCCTCGTTGCACGATGCGTCCGTGATCGAAAACCAAAATTCGGTCGGCGTCCTGAACGGTGGAGAGACGGTGGGCAATGATAAGGGTTGTTCGCCCCTCCATCAGCCGATCCAGCGCCTCCTGAACGAGTGCCTCTGACGCGGAGTCGAGGGACGAGGTAGCTTCGTCCAGCAGAAGGATCCGAGCGTCGCGGAGAAGTGCCCGTGCAATCGCGATGCGCTGGCGTTGCCCGCCAGAGAGTTTCACGCCACGCTCCCCAACCTCCGCCTCGTATCCGTCGGGCAGCGACGCGATGAACTCGTGCGCATTCGCCGCTCGAGCCGCATCTCGAACCTCCTCGTCCGTTGCCTCAAGCCGGCCATAGCGAATGTTTTCGGCGATTGTCGAGTTGAACAACTGCACATCCTGCGAGACCGACGCCACCTGCGAACGCACCGACTGAATCGTCACGTCGCGGAGGTCTTGCCCGTCGATCATCACGCGCCCCTCCTGCGGATCGTAAAACCGCGGAATGAGACTCATCGCCGTCGACTTCCCCGCCCCGCTCGGCCCGACGAACGCTACGGTTTCGCCCGCGGCCACCTCCATGTTGATGTCCCGTAGCACGGGCTCCTCCTCGTAGGCGAACGTGACGTGGTCGAACGTGATGTCGCCGCGAAGGTCCGTCAGAGGTACGGCATCCGACGCGTCCTGAATCTCCGGCTCCGTGTCCAGCAGTTCGAACAGGCGCTCCGTTGCCCCGGCCGCCGAGTTGAATGTGGAGTAGAGCCGTGACATCCCGCCAACGCTCCTGGCAATATTGAATGCATAGAAGATGAACGCGACCAGATCGCCCGTCGTGAGTCGACCGGCGAGCACCTCCGTTCCGCCGTACCAGAAAATGGCCGTAAGCGCCGAGAAAAACAGGAGTCCGACCACAGAGGAGAAAGTCGCAGACACCAGGACGCGCACACGCGACTCCTCGAACAGGTCGTCCACAGCACGATTGTACCGGTCGACCTCGTAGCCTGACCGGGCGAACGACTTGACGAGACGAACGGACGATAGCGCCTCCTCCGCGATGGCCGTCGTGTCCGCGAGCCGGTCCTGGATGTTGCGCGCGAGCGACCGAATCTTTCGACCAAAGTAGATCGCTGCGATCGTCACCACGGGAACGATGACGAAAATGATGACGCTCAGACGCCAGTTGAGCACGACCATCAGGACGACCGACCCGATGAGCGACAGTGACTGCGTCAGCAGGTCCGCGAGCGCCTGCGTCACGGCGCTCCGCACGGAGCCGACGTCGTTCGTGAGGCGGGACGTCAGGTCGCCGGTACGGTGGTCGCTGAAGAAGCGGAGCGTGAGCCGATGGAGATGCCGGTAGATGCGCTGCCTCAGATCGGCAACGACGCGCTCGCCGGTCCACTCCAGCAAATAGTTACCGCTGAAGGAGACGACGGCCTGGATCAGAAAGAGAACGACCAGTCCTAGCGTGAGGCGATCGAGCATCGCCCGGTTCGCATCCTCGAAGACTGCATTCAGCAGTTCGCGGAGCCCGAGCGGAACGACGAGAGCGACCAGAGATCCCGCCGAGAGCAGGATCAGTGCGCCGAAGAGGCGGCCCCAGTATGGCCGGCTGAGCAGAAATATCCGCCGGAGGGCCGTCCACAGTTTCTTCGGTGAACGACGCGATTCGGCCCCCCCATCCGGGGAGGAGCTTTCTTCAGCCGACGCTTTCAACGGCTGTTCTTCTGTATCCGTCGCTTCGTGTTTGGACGAGCGGTCGCGGGCCATGGACGATACGTGTGCGAGGTGAGCACCCTGCTAGCGTTGACAGGGAAAAGACGCCTGACCTTTCCCTACGCATCGGATGACCGTGCAGGTTCTCTACACGACCGTGCAAAACCCGTAATTATCGCGCGAATGCGCATGCGGACGCCGTGATAAAGAGATGTACTCGAAGCCCGTTCGCCGCCCATCTTATGTCAGTCGACGACAGCATCCGCCAGTGCGGGCGACGTCACCGCGACATCTTGCTCAAGCTTCCCGTCGCGGAGGCGGAGAATCCGGCGGGCGTGATGGGCGATGTCCTCCTCGTGGGTGACGACGAGAAGCGTGTTGCCCTGTCGGTAGAGCGACTCAAACAGCATCATAATCTCGTCGCCTGTTTCTGTGTCGAGATTTCCCGTCGGCTCATCCGCGAGGATGATCGAGGGCCGATTGACCAGGGCCCGGGCCGTAGCGACCCGCTGACGCTGTCCACCCGAGAGTTCATTCGGGCGATGATCCATGCGGTCGCCCAGCCCCACCTTCCGCAGCGCTTCGGCGGCACGCTCGCGGCGCTCCGAACGTGACATGCCGGCGTAGATCAGCGGCAACTCCGCGTTGCGGAGGCAGTCAACACGCGGCAACAAGTTAAACGTCTGGAAAACGAAGCCGATCTCCCGATTCCGGATTTCCGCCAATTCGTCGTCGGTATAATGACTGACATCCTGACCGTTCAGAAAATACTGGCCGCTCGTTGGCGTGTCGAGGCAGCCGAGCATGTTCATCAGTGTCGACTTGCCCGACCCCGATGGTCCCATGATGGCGATGTACTCGCCGCGCTCTACGGAAAGCGTGATGCCGTCGAGGGCCCAGACGACCTCAGATCCCATCTGATAGCGCTTTTTGAGGTCGTTGACCTGAATCAGCGGCCTCTCTGCGCTGGGCGTGGTTGCTGCGTCGGTTCGCGTCGCTTCCATCGGTTCGAGTCGAGATACGTTTCGTAGAGAAGAGCGGTCCGTCGTGCGCCGGTTAGTCGTTCGATGCAATCTCCATACTTGAGCCGTCCTCCGACTTGTCACGGATCCGGACGCGGTCCCCTTCGGAGAGTTCGCGACTCACGGCACTATATGGACCAATGATCACGTTTTCGCCCCCCTCGAGACCCGCAACCACAGCCACGTGCGTATCGTCCGAGATGCTGGTCTCGACCTCAACCATTCGTGCCGTATCGGCCTCGGCAACGAAGACCACGCGCCGCAGATCTTCTTTGCGGTCGAGGCCTTCCGGTTCATCAGAACCGCCGTCCAACGCGTTGAAGTCGCGCACGGTCACCGCCTGAATCGGGACGGACACGACATCCGCCATCGTCTGCGTGAAGATGTCGACGGTTCCGCTCATACCCGGTCGGAGGTTCGGCGGTGCATCCGGCCCCGTTGGCACCTCCTGACGCGTTACGCCGCTGCCGTTTGAAGCGACCTGGCCCGCGTCGACGTTGTGCGCGTCCAAGACGCGAACCTTCACCGGGAAGTTCGTCACCTGATC
Coding sequences:
- a CDS encoding phasin family protein, which translates into the protein MSTNDTSVEKKKNDLSNLPTELTERGREIWLAGLGALSRVEEEGDKVFKSLVERGRDYEGKRRKQLDDAAHSLKERQDALTSDVSKRIDDATKTVEDVVNRTVNSTLGRIGVPTRHEVKGLSDKVGDLSRKLDALGSMLATQVQDAEGEVVYHVSPHEEGWAVIREGAERATKLFGTKKEAVSAGRDIAKRHIPSQLVVHKQDRSVQESFSYAEEDDE
- a CDS encoding ABC transporter ATP-binding protein, which gives rise to MARDRSSKHEATDTEEQPLKASAEESSSPDGGAESRRSPKKLWTALRRIFLLSRPYWGRLFGALILLSAGSLVALVVPLGLRELLNAVFEDANRAMLDRLTLGLVVLFLIQAVVSFSGNYLLEWTGERVVADLRQRIYRHLHRLTLRFFSDHRTGDLTSRLTNDVGSVRSAVTQALADLLTQSLSLIGSVVLMVVLNWRLSVIIFVIVPVVTIAAIYFGRKIRSLARNIQDRLADTTAIAEEALSSVRLVKSFARSGYEVDRYNRAVDDLFEESRVRVLVSATFSSVVGLLFFSALTAIFWYGGTEVLAGRLTTGDLVAFIFYAFNIARSVGGMSRLYSTFNSAAGATERLFELLDTEPEIQDASDAVPLTDLRGDITFDHVTFAYEEEPVLRDINMEVAAGETVAFVGPSGAGKSTAMSLIPRFYDPQEGRVMIDGQDLRDVTIQSVRSQVASVSQDVQLFNSTIAENIRYGRLEATDEEVRDAARAANAHEFIASLPDGYEAEVGERGVKLSGGQRQRIAIARALLRDARILLLDEATSSLDSASEALVQEALDRLMEGRTTLIIAHRLSTVQDADRILVFDHGRIVQRGTHEELFAQDGLYRDLAALQFRNGSREDAVESLRERQ
- a CDS encoding ABC transporter ATP-binding protein, with translation MEATRTDAATTPSAERPLIQVNDLKKRYQMGSEVVWALDGITLSVERGEYIAIMGPSGSGKSTLMNMLGCLDTPTSGQYFLNGQDVSHYTDDELAEIRNREIGFVFQTFNLLPRVDCLRNAELPLIYAGMSRSERRERAAEALRKVGLGDRMDHRPNELSGGQRQRVATARALVNRPSIILADEPTGNLDTETGDEIMMLFESLYRQGNTLLVVTHEEDIAHHARRILRLRDGKLEQDVAVTSPALADAVVD